GAGCTGAGTTTTTCGGTTATTTTACAGATTTGTTTGACTATAAGGAACCAGGGTATGTTGGTGATGATATTTTTAACAGGTATCTTCCTTATGACTCATTTGAAGGTTTAACTGAAAATGATTTTAAAACAATCGAAAAAATAATAAAACACGTTCCAATAAAGGTCTCATCAAAAACTATTGTAACGACAAGGGAAACGGTTGATAAGATATATCTTGAGAACATTATTGACAAGTTTTCTGGATTAATGGAAAAATCTGTTACGACTAAAGAAGCCATTGAAAGATTAGAAAAACAGTGGCAAAAATTCTTTAAACAAAACTCATGGTTATTAGCCCAACTCTTCTATTCACCTGTGACATTGTTTGAAGATGAAGCTTATGTTGGAGGAAAAGAAGTGACTAATAAAAATGGTAAGCTAGCAGACTTTTTATATAAGAATGAGTTTGACAATGTTGCTTTAATAGAAATAAAAACGCATTTAACACCATTGATGGAATCATCTCCTTATCGTGGAACAGATGTTTTTGCGACTTCAAAAGATGTTAATGGAGGATTGAGTCAGGTTTTAAATCAACGTGATAATTTATTAAAGGAATTTCATGGACTCAGATACAAAAGTAAAGAGGACTTTGAAGCATTTAATCCTCATTGCTTATTACTTGTTGGAAAATATGAGGAATTAGATAAAGACCAAAGTAAATCTTTTGAATTATTTAGGAATAGTAACAAGGACGTTACTATTGTAACTTTCGATGAACTTGAAAAGAAAATTCAGTCGATGTACGGCATTATGACTGGAGAAATAAAAGGAAATTAATAAATGCCAGCTGGTAACAATGTATATACGTAATGCGGGGCGATTTGGTAAATTTGAGCATTAAAGCATTTAATAAACTTTGTAGCGGTTTGATAGTGAAGTGCCTTTAAATCCCGCACTACGCATATTCGAGCCGTTATGCAGCATAATAAAAACGCTATGAAACAACTTTTTACACTTTTTTTATTGACCAGTTTTTTCTTGACAGGTTACAGTCAAGATTTTAAA
This genomic stretch from Mangrovibacterium diazotrophicum harbors:
- a CDS encoding Shedu immune nuclease family protein, with the protein product METKEIKFKNKKAIRVYPENDDFMTVKEMFSDGSWIVYPFRYDDEKGTISPRYENIISIKIDKKTKVEKGLYQNINYGLGFTSKAREIPTYIQKKFPKVKHIVISNSLKESDVKGETIYFSLTAFNNIIGTLYGTKDFHKKEVEENIGAEFFGYFTDLFDYKEPGYVGDDIFNRYLPYDSFEGLTENDFKTIEKIIKHVPIKVSSKTIVTTRETVDKIYLENIIDKFSGLMEKSVTTKEAIERLEKQWQKFFKQNSWLLAQLFYSPVTLFEDEAYVGGKEVTNKNGKLADFLYKNEFDNVALIEIKTHLTPLMESSPYRGTDVFATSKDVNGGLSQVLNQRDNLLKEFHGLRYKSKEDFEAFNPHCLLLVGKYEELDKDQSKSFELFRNSNKDVTIVTFDELEKKIQSMYGIMTGEIKGN